From the genome of Amycolatopsis sp. NBC_01488, one region includes:
- a CDS encoding EthD family reductase, whose translation MHRLTVLYPPPADEAHFRDYYVSTHLPLAAKLPGLLQSQYSFDVASLAGERKYFAVFHADFESAEAMAAALGSAAGKAVAADVPNYATGGVEMIHYPLS comes from the coding sequence ATGCACCGGCTCACCGTGCTCTACCCGCCGCCCGCCGACGAAGCCCACTTCCGGGACTACTACGTCAGCACCCACCTGCCGCTGGCGGCGAAGCTGCCCGGTCTCCTGCAGTCGCAGTACTCCTTCGACGTGGCCTCGCTCGCCGGGGAACGCAAGTACTTCGCCGTCTTCCACGCCGATTTCGAGTCGGCCGAAGCCATGGCCGCCGCGCTGGGGTCCGCAGCGGGCAAGGCGGTGGCCGCGGATGTGCCGAACTACGCCACCGGCGGGGTGGAGATGATCCACTATCCGCTCAGCTGA
- a CDS encoding sensor histidine kinase, with protein sequence MTTGRVLAAGLGALAVTEACVAVALTIAVGWSWQQALDAFVVTNSVMGVAFAACGAVIGWHRRRSPIGWLFLADGLGHATTATAVPLLQVLHDGGAPLGLQRLAATVFAWSWPWSIGLFLPLALVLFPDGKLPSRRWRPAVLALVATAPLFVLELGTSPEPPVPGVPPGYLTLAGHDSLSPLWTISEARTVAALVLAVAALMVRYRRGDDVLRQQLLWLLLATVTAAGFVVPWSFVAGTPVMVLFAIPLIPVAVTIAIVRHRLLDIRLVVARVLAWVLLSAGVVLAYGVLVTLLDRFVSAQLGRSAVATIVVALLVAPVLPRLQRAVGRALYGDRGDPARVVSRVGEQLAGSGLAGVVTAIRAALRVPYAAVATTGDVLAEDGEVPDEVTVVPLEYDGAAVGELRIGARSGEGGLGAADHAVLALVAAPLAVAVHATLLSDQLQASRERIIAAREEERRRLRRDLHDGLGPALTGVALIADAATNLLATDPERARELLGALRGEIRTAVADIRRLVEDLRPPALDDLGLVGALRQRVEHLVRRADGGALLVRLDVPGEVPVLPAAVEVAAYRVATEALTNVVRHSTASTAVLRLRCGRELDLEIADDGSPDGPWRPGVGLHAMRERAAELGGGFEAGPSAEGGRVRVSFPLGAP encoded by the coding sequence ATGACGACCGGCCGGGTGCTCGCCGCCGGCCTCGGCGCGCTCGCCGTGACCGAGGCCTGCGTCGCCGTCGCGCTCACGATCGCCGTCGGGTGGTCGTGGCAGCAGGCCCTCGATGCCTTCGTCGTGACGAACTCGGTCATGGGGGTCGCCTTCGCGGCCTGCGGGGCGGTCATCGGGTGGCACCGCCGGCGCTCCCCGATCGGGTGGCTCTTTCTCGCGGACGGGCTCGGGCACGCCACGACGGCGACGGCCGTCCCGCTCCTGCAGGTCCTGCACGACGGCGGCGCCCCGCTCGGGCTCCAGCGGCTGGCCGCGACGGTGTTCGCCTGGTCGTGGCCGTGGTCGATCGGGCTGTTCCTGCCGCTGGCGCTGGTGCTCTTTCCCGACGGCAAGCTGCCGAGCCGCCGCTGGCGCCCGGCCGTGCTCGCCCTGGTCGCGACTGCACCGCTGTTCGTCCTCGAACTCGGGACCAGCCCCGAGCCGCCCGTCCCCGGCGTGCCGCCGGGGTACCTGACGCTGGCGGGCCACGACTCACTGAGTCCACTGTGGACGATCTCGGAGGCGCGGACGGTCGCCGCCCTGGTGCTGGCGGTCGCGGCGCTGATGGTGCGGTACCGGCGCGGTGACGACGTCCTGCGGCAACAGCTGCTGTGGCTGCTGCTGGCGACCGTCACCGCGGCCGGGTTCGTCGTGCCGTGGTCGTTCGTGGCGGGGACGCCGGTGATGGTGCTGTTCGCCATCCCGCTCATCCCGGTCGCGGTGACCATCGCGATCGTGCGGCACCGCCTGCTCGACATCCGCCTGGTCGTGGCGCGCGTGCTCGCGTGGGTGCTGCTGTCGGCCGGCGTCGTGCTGGCGTACGGCGTGCTGGTCACCCTGCTGGACCGGTTCGTCTCCGCGCAGCTCGGCCGGTCCGCGGTCGCCACGATCGTGGTGGCCCTGCTGGTCGCGCCCGTTCTCCCGCGGCTGCAGCGCGCGGTCGGCCGCGCGCTCTACGGCGACCGCGGCGACCCGGCTCGCGTCGTCTCCCGGGTCGGCGAGCAGCTCGCCGGATCCGGCCTGGCCGGCGTCGTGACGGCGATCCGGGCCGCGTTGCGCGTCCCGTACGCCGCGGTCGCGACGACCGGGGACGTCCTCGCCGAGGACGGCGAAGTGCCGGACGAAGTGACGGTCGTGCCGCTGGAGTACGACGGCGCGGCGGTCGGCGAGCTGCGCATCGGCGCGCGCTCGGGGGAGGGCGGCCTCGGTGCCGCCGACCACGCCGTGCTGGCGCTCGTCGCTGCGCCGCTGGCCGTCGCCGTCCACGCCACCCTGCTCTCGGACCAGCTGCAGGCGTCGCGGGAGCGGATCATCGCCGCCCGGGAGGAGGAACGCCGCCGGCTGCGCCGCGACCTCCACGACGGCCTCGGCCCCGCGCTCACCGGCGTCGCGCTCATCGCCGACGCCGCCACCAACCTGCTCGCCACCGACCCCGAGCGCGCCCGTGAATTGCTCGGCGCGCTCCGCGGGGAGATCCGCACGGCCGTCGCGGACATCCGGCGGCTCGTCGAGGACCTGCGCCCGCCCGCGCTCGACGACCTCGGCCTGGTCGGCGCGCTGCGCCAGCGCGTCGAGCACCTGGTGCGGCGGGCCGACGGCGGCGCGCTGCTCGTCCGCCTCGACGTCCCCGGCGAGGTCCCGGTGCTGCCCGCCGCCGTCGAGGTCGCGGCCTACCGCGTCGCGACCGAGGCGCTGACCAACGTCGTCCGGCACTCCACCGCGTCGACCGCGGTGCTGCGGCTGCGTTGTGGGCGGGAACTGGACCTGGAGATCGCCGACGACGGTTCGCCGGACGGCCCGTGGCGGCCCGGCGTCGGCCTGCACGCCATGCGCGAGCGCGCCGCCGAGCTCGGCGGCGGGTTCGAGGCCGGCCCGTCTGCCGAGGGCGGCCGCGTCCGGGTCTCGTTCCCGCTGGGGGCGCCATGA
- a CDS encoding LuxR C-terminal-related transcriptional regulator has protein sequence MQVVATKLLIPPDRPGTVMRTRLLRLLDVIPAHPVTLVTAPAGFGKTTLVSAWLRDFAGRAAWLTLDEDDDVPGRFLEHLVTALAASRTLLDSGTASTPAVMTELVNELVGAERVLVLDDVDVLAEPENLDALTFLVEHCPPGVHLVLLGRTEPDLPLARWRGRGLLAEVGATQLRFTPDEAAGLLTAVAGREVDVATVGELNRRAEGWAAALQLLGIGLRDGTAAAPSVRLRPGNRYVLDYLAEEVVGRQPAEVREFLLRTSVLETLTPALCDAVTGRSDSGRVIRDLERANLFLTPVDDAGQWHRYHGLFADYLRGELAPEVAVECHARAARWFSAQGMPAETIRHAVPGHELGLAVATVREQAEDQVRRGELATLLSWLNRLPEDEVRAHPDLAGFKGWLLYLAGHADEAEAYAAIADAGMGPDAPVLDRAMLRTFQAYLALTHGRPADAAGLATAALDLLGDSTSFFRAAALGVLGQARRLTGDRRGAIEVLRQAVRLGQRSANPLSALEATGYLAPLLYVQGRLREAILLCRDALRAHGGAPMAGLAEVPLGTLLYERDELAEARTHLVDGIARCEQLGTTSYTLLGLRTLARLHHASGRVDAGFEALLAARRQADAAEDYRRARLVVATIAELHLRSGNPTAAEQALDEITRDQPSSSDYEQLTRARLLIARGSPTAALDVLGVIEDRARAEGRDGSLVAILVVSALARRGEPARELLARAVEIAAPDGYRRTFLDEGPALVPLVKEVRATAPEFVTDLLSRSRGAPAGPARGSELRTVEGVGVVETLTETQRRILGLIATGMSNQQVADKLFITVGTTKWHLNQIFGRLQARNRTEAVARARELNLL, from the coding sequence ATGCAGGTGGTGGCGACGAAGCTGCTCATCCCGCCGGACCGCCCGGGCACGGTCATGCGGACGCGGCTGCTGCGCCTGCTCGACGTCATTCCTGCCCACCCCGTCACCCTGGTCACCGCGCCCGCCGGGTTCGGCAAGACGACCCTGGTGAGCGCCTGGCTACGGGACTTCGCCGGGCGCGCCGCCTGGCTGACCCTCGACGAGGACGACGACGTCCCCGGCCGCTTCCTCGAGCACCTCGTCACCGCGCTCGCCGCGAGCCGGACCTTGCTGGACTCCGGCACGGCCTCGACCCCGGCGGTGATGACCGAACTGGTCAACGAACTCGTCGGCGCCGAACGCGTGCTGGTGCTCGACGACGTCGACGTGCTCGCCGAGCCGGAGAACCTGGACGCCCTGACCTTCCTCGTCGAGCACTGCCCGCCGGGGGTGCACCTGGTGCTGCTCGGCCGCACCGAACCCGACCTCCCGCTGGCGCGCTGGCGTGGGCGGGGGCTGCTGGCCGAGGTCGGCGCCACGCAGCTGCGGTTCACCCCGGACGAGGCCGCCGGGCTGCTCACCGCCGTCGCCGGGCGGGAGGTCGACGTGGCCACCGTCGGCGAGCTGAACCGCCGGGCCGAGGGCTGGGCGGCGGCCCTGCAGCTGCTCGGCATCGGCCTGCGCGACGGCACGGCGGCGGCGCCGTCGGTGCGGCTGCGGCCGGGTAATCGGTACGTGCTGGACTACCTCGCCGAGGAGGTCGTGGGCCGCCAGCCCGCCGAAGTCCGCGAGTTCCTGCTCCGCACGAGCGTGCTCGAGACGCTGACGCCGGCGTTGTGCGACGCCGTCACCGGCCGTTCGGACAGCGGCCGGGTGATCCGCGACCTCGAACGCGCCAACCTGTTCCTCACCCCGGTCGACGACGCCGGGCAGTGGCACCGCTACCACGGTCTGTTCGCCGACTACCTGCGCGGCGAACTCGCCCCGGAGGTCGCGGTGGAGTGTCACGCGCGGGCGGCGCGGTGGTTCTCGGCGCAGGGGATGCCCGCCGAGACGATCCGCCACGCGGTTCCCGGGCACGAACTCGGCCTGGCCGTCGCGACCGTGCGTGAGCAGGCCGAGGACCAGGTGCGCCGCGGCGAGCTGGCGACGTTGCTGTCGTGGCTGAACCGGCTGCCCGAGGACGAGGTGCGGGCCCACCCCGACCTCGCGGGATTCAAGGGCTGGCTGCTCTACCTCGCGGGTCACGCCGACGAGGCCGAGGCGTACGCGGCGATCGCCGACGCGGGCATGGGACCGGACGCGCCCGTGCTCGACCGCGCGATGCTCCGCACGTTCCAGGCGTACCTGGCCCTGACGCACGGCCGTCCCGCCGACGCCGCCGGGCTCGCGACCGCCGCCCTCGACCTGCTCGGCGACAGCACGTCGTTCTTCCGCGCCGCCGCGCTGGGCGTGCTCGGGCAGGCGCGGCGGCTCACCGGTGACCGGCGCGGCGCGATCGAGGTGCTGCGCCAGGCGGTCCGGCTGGGGCAGCGGAGCGCGAACCCGCTGAGCGCGCTCGAAGCCACCGGCTACCTCGCGCCGCTGCTGTACGTCCAGGGGCGGCTGCGGGAGGCGATCCTGCTGTGCCGTGACGCGCTGCGTGCCCACGGCGGCGCCCCGATGGCCGGTCTGGCCGAGGTGCCGCTGGGCACGCTGCTCTACGAACGCGACGAGCTCGCCGAAGCCCGGACGCACCTCGTGGACGGGATCGCCCGCTGTGAGCAGCTCGGCACGACGTCCTACACCTTGCTGGGCCTGCGGACGCTGGCGCGGCTACACCACGCGTCCGGGCGGGTGGACGCGGGCTTCGAGGCCTTGCTGGCCGCGCGTCGCCAGGCGGACGCCGCCGAGGACTACCGGCGGGCCCGGCTCGTCGTGGCGACGATCGCGGAACTGCACCTGCGGTCCGGCAATCCCACCGCGGCGGAGCAGGCACTGGACGAGATCACCCGCGACCAGCCGTCGTCCTCGGACTACGAGCAGCTGACCCGCGCCCGGCTGCTCATCGCGCGCGGCTCGCCGACGGCTGCCCTGGACGTGCTGGGCGTGATCGAGGACCGGGCCCGCGCGGAGGGCCGGGACGGGAGTCTCGTGGCCATCCTGGTCGTGAGCGCGCTGGCGCGCCGCGGCGAGCCGGCGCGGGAGCTGCTCGCCCGGGCCGTGGAAATCGCCGCGCCCGACGGCTACCGCCGGACGTTCCTCGACGAGGGCCCGGCTCTGGTGCCGTTGGTGAAGGAGGTCCGCGCGACGGCGCCGGAGTTCGTCACCGACCTGCTCTCCCGCTCCCGCGGCGCCCCGGCCGGTCCAGCTCGCGGGTCGGAGCTGCGGACCGTCGAGGGTGTCGGGGTGGTGGAGACGCTGACGGAGACCCAGCGGCGGATCCTCGGGCTGATCGCCACCGGGATGTCCAACCAGCAGGTCGCGGACAAGCTGTTCATCACCGTCGGCACGACGAAGTGGCACCTCAACCAGATCTTCGGCCGCCTGCAGGCCCGCAACCGCACCGAGGCCGTGGCGCGGGCCCGCGAGCTGAACCTGCTGTAG